A window of the Dissulfuribacter thermophilus genome harbors these coding sequences:
- a CDS encoding glycosyltransferase family 4 protein: MKTCYQAPNVVVLSNGALFPIEKSSVQRPKVRTIGFLSNLTYEKGGGIVTALAKAIKDRSWPLKVVVAGPCVDDQLSSELKAAEAKGILQWIGPVYGNEKEKFWSTIDVFIFPTQYQNEAEPLVLWEALATGTPVIAYRRGCIAEQVAEAGVIVPINENFIGKALSVLDSCIKDTAYYKALSETARKRYANVRRQCEADWNTFKLLLKRGLDAN, encoded by the coding sequence TTGAAGACCTGTTATCAAGCTCCTAATGTAGTAGTGTTGTCCAATGGAGCATTATTCCCAATCGAAAAAAGCTCAGTGCAACGTCCAAAAGTACGCACAATTGGTTTTTTGAGCAATCTTACATATGAAAAAGGCGGAGGAATCGTAACTGCATTGGCTAAAGCTATAAAAGATCGAAGCTGGCCTTTAAAAGTTGTCGTAGCCGGCCCTTGCGTTGACGATCAACTTTCGTCCGAACTAAAAGCTGCAGAAGCTAAAGGCATTTTACAATGGATTGGCCCTGTTTATGGGAATGAGAAAGAAAAATTTTGGTCAACGATTGATGTTTTCATCTTCCCCACTCAATATCAGAATGAGGCCGAACCATTAGTATTGTGGGAAGCCTTGGCAACGGGAACTCCAGTGATAGCCTATAGGCGTGGATGCATTGCGGAACAGGTTGCAGAAGCCGGTGTGATAGTTCCCATAAATGAAAATTTTATTGGCAAAGCTTTATCCGTTTTAGACTCTTGTATTAAGGATACAGCCTATTACAAGGCCCTATCCGAAACAGCTAGAAAACGCTATGCAAATGTTCGCAGACAGTGTGAAGCAGACTGGAATACTTTCAAGTTA